Proteins found in one Eriocheir sinensis breed Jianghai 21 chromosome 43, ASM2467909v1, whole genome shotgun sequence genomic segment:
- the LOC127010458 gene encoding protein tramtrack, beta isoform-like isoform X5, which translates to MDGELLSLKWNNHRTTFYHVISGLRNKETYTDVTLACEGKFYPVHKLVLSTCSEYFSDIFDRTPCKNPVVVLKDINCQDLEFLLDYMYIGEVNVRQNELSSLIKAAECLRIKGLAVPDEEPKKTSSGSSSSNNAGSQGRQRPDLGSPPAKRRRAEERRVTEQSPGRPPGDDSPDQEAGGAAGKASGSEGGRSRDQLDDKQADVSVEQPTVQIKVEQHDNYEQSANDEFLVQSNSYDGGGGGGEEGDGPHSSEGNTNDFPEFLQSTVEKEEPVAMSDFNPSDFPGPSGLQNSGMTPWESENSSAGFAEGLSGAVAAAVAAASQPQQQRQQQQLWQHGGRSGNGSSSVVCGSRAVGGLAGGVPDPAAQHPPPPGRLLPSQALTPWVPNPSHDQPRVFKCPYCQHVTQKKFNLTKHIRTHTGERPYHCNYCLYSTGDPSNLKSHYKLKHKIPQEWLK; encoded by the exons ATGGACGGTGAACTACTTTCACTGAAGTGGAACAATCACCGCACAACCTTCTACCATGTCATCAGCGGACTCCGCAACAAG gAAACCTACACAGATGTGACTCTGGCATGTGAGGGCAAATTCTATCCCGTCCACAAGTTGGTTCTGTCCACCTGTAGTGAATACTTTAGTGATATTTTTGATCGCACACCATGCAAGAACCCAGTAGTTGTTCTCAAAGACATAAACTGCCAAGACTTGGAGTTTTTACTAGATTATATGTACATTGGTGAAGTCAATGTGAGACAAAATGAACTGTCATCTCTCATAAAAGCAGCCGAGTGTTTGCGAATCAAAGGCCTCGCAGTGCCTGATGAGGAACCAAAGAAGACTAGCAgtggaagcagcagcagcaataatgcAGGCAGTCAAGGGAGGCAGCGGCCTGACCTTGGCAGCCCTCCAGCCAAGAGACGGCGAGCAGAAGAGCGGCGAGTGACTGAACAGAGCCCTGGCAGACCACCTGGGGATGACAGCCCAGACCAGGAGGCTGGGGGGGCAGCAGGCAAGGCCAGTGGAAGTGAGGGAGGCAGGTCACGGGACCAGTTGGATGACAAGCAGGCTGATGTCAGTGTTGAGCAGCCGACAGTGCAAATTAAAGTAGAGCAGCATGACAACTATGAACAGTCTGCCAACGATGAGTTTCTAGTACAAAGCAatagttatgatggtggtggtgggggtggggaggaaggtgatGGCCCTCACAGTTCTGAGGGCAATACCAATGACTTTCCAGAGTTCCTTCAGTCAacagtggagaaagaggaacctGTGGCTATGAGTGACTTTAACCCTAGTGACTTTCCTGGACCTTCTGGCCTCCAAAAT AGTGGAATGACTCCCTGGGAAAGTGAAAACAGTTCAGCGGGCTTTGCGGAAGGATTGTCTGGGGCTGTGGCTGCAGCCGTGGCAGCTGCGTCACAACCACAGCAACAGCGTCAGCAGCAACAGTTG TGGCAGCACGGTGGCAGGAGTGGCAACGGTAGCAGCAGTGTTGTa TGTGGCAGCAGGGCAGTGGGTGGTTTGGCTGGTGGTGTGCCTGACCCTGCCGCCCAGCATCCTCCTCCACCTGGCCGGCTCCTCCCCTCACAAGCTCTTACCCCTTGGGTCCCTAATCCCTCTCATGACCAGCCACGGGTGTTCAAGTGTCCCTACTGTCAGCATGTTACTCAGAAAAAGTTCAATTTGACCAAACATATCAGAACACATACGGGTGAGAGGCCATACCATTGTAACTATTGCCTCTACTCCACTGGTGACCCCAGCAATCTCAAGAGTCACTACAAATTAAAGCATAAAATACCTCAGGAATGGCTGAAGTAG
- the LOC127010458 gene encoding protein tramtrack, beta isoform-like isoform X13 encodes MDGELLSLKWNNHRTTFYHVISGLRNKETYTDVTLACEGKFYPVHKLVLSTCSEYFSDIFDRTPCKNPVVVLKDINCQDLEFLLDYMYIGEVNVRQNELSSLIKAAECLRIKGLAVPDEEPKKTSSGSSSSNNAGSQGRQRPDLGSPPAKRRRAEERRVTEQSPGRPPGDDSPDQEAGGAAGKASGSEGGRSRDQLDDKQADVSVEQPTVQIKVEQHDNYEQSANDEFLVQSNSYDGGGGGGEEGDGPHSSEGNTNDFPEFLQSTVEKEEPVAMSDFNPSDFPGPSGLQNSGMTPWESENSSAGFAEGLSGAVAAAVAAASQPQQQRQQQQLGCEPAMGLRCRQCGLLARNPYHLRQHLMIHTGERPLKCGLCPYSCIKTNDLKKHMDTHTGQKRYQCPYCPHRSARRNSMRLHVASRHGQAKSFIVGSPTQ; translated from the exons ATGGACGGTGAACTACTTTCACTGAAGTGGAACAATCACCGCACAACCTTCTACCATGTCATCAGCGGACTCCGCAACAAG gAAACCTACACAGATGTGACTCTGGCATGTGAGGGCAAATTCTATCCCGTCCACAAGTTGGTTCTGTCCACCTGTAGTGAATACTTTAGTGATATTTTTGATCGCACACCATGCAAGAACCCAGTAGTTGTTCTCAAAGACATAAACTGCCAAGACTTGGAGTTTTTACTAGATTATATGTACATTGGTGAAGTCAATGTGAGACAAAATGAACTGTCATCTCTCATAAAAGCAGCCGAGTGTTTGCGAATCAAAGGCCTCGCAGTGCCTGATGAGGAACCAAAGAAGACTAGCAgtggaagcagcagcagcaataatgcAGGCAGTCAAGGGAGGCAGCGGCCTGACCTTGGCAGCCCTCCAGCCAAGAGACGGCGAGCAGAAGAGCGGCGAGTGACTGAACAGAGCCCTGGCAGACCACCTGGGGATGACAGCCCAGACCAGGAGGCTGGGGGGGCAGCAGGCAAGGCCAGTGGAAGTGAGGGAGGCAGGTCACGGGACCAGTTGGATGACAAGCAGGCTGATGTCAGTGTTGAGCAGCCGACAGTGCAAATTAAAGTAGAGCAGCATGACAACTATGAACAGTCTGCCAACGATGAGTTTCTAGTACAAAGCAatagttatgatggtggtggtgggggtggggaggaaggtgatGGCCCTCACAGTTCTGAGGGCAATACCAATGACTTTCCAGAGTTCCTTCAGTCAacagtggagaaagaggaacctGTGGCTATGAGTGACTTTAACCCTAGTGACTTTCCTGGACCTTCTGGCCTCCAAAAT AGTGGAATGACTCCCTGGGAAAGTGAAAACAGTTCAGCGGGCTTTGCGGAAGGATTGTCTGGGGCTGTGGCTGCAGCCGTGGCAGCTGCGTCACAACCACAGCAACAGCGTCAGCAGCAACAGTTG GGATGTGAGCCGGCGATGGGGCTTAGGTGTAGGCAGTGCGGACTGTTGGCGAGGAACCCCTACCACCTGCGTCAGCACCTCATGATTCACACTGGTGAGAGACCCCTGAAGTGTGGCCTCTGTCCTTACTCCTGCATCAAGACCAATGACCTTAAGAAGCATATGGACACTCATACAGGCCAGAAGAGGTACCAGTGTCCATACTGCCCTCATCGGAGTGCCAGGCGCAATAGTATGAGGCTGCATGTCGCTAGTCGGCATGGGCAAGCAAAGAGCTTTATTGTTGGGTCTCCCACTCAGTGA
- the LOC127010458 gene encoding protein tramtrack, beta isoform-like isoform X17 produces the protein MDGELLSLKWNNHRTTFYHVISGLRNKETYTDVTLACEGKFYPVHKLVLSTCSEYFSDIFDRTPCKNPVVVLKDINCQDLEFLLDYMYIGEVNVRQNELSSLIKAAECLRIKGLAVPDEEPKKTSSGSSSSNNAGSQGRQRPDLGSPPAKRRRAEERRVTEQSPGRPPGDDSPDQEAGGAAGKASGSEGGRSRDQLDDKQADVSVEQPTVQIKVEQHDNYEQSANDEFLVQSNSYDGGGGGGEEGDGPHSSEGNTNDFPEFLQSTVEKEEPVAMSDFNPSDFPGPSGLQNSGMTPWESENSSAGFAEGLSGAVAAAVAAASQPQQQRQQQQLWAAPLVYSGRVFSGRPVVCPICGRSISRSDHLKTHLRTHTGEKPYCCPCCPYRCSDSSNLQKHVRKHHPQL, from the exons ATGGACGGTGAACTACTTTCACTGAAGTGGAACAATCACCGCACAACCTTCTACCATGTCATCAGCGGACTCCGCAACAAG gAAACCTACACAGATGTGACTCTGGCATGTGAGGGCAAATTCTATCCCGTCCACAAGTTGGTTCTGTCCACCTGTAGTGAATACTTTAGTGATATTTTTGATCGCACACCATGCAAGAACCCAGTAGTTGTTCTCAAAGACATAAACTGCCAAGACTTGGAGTTTTTACTAGATTATATGTACATTGGTGAAGTCAATGTGAGACAAAATGAACTGTCATCTCTCATAAAAGCAGCCGAGTGTTTGCGAATCAAAGGCCTCGCAGTGCCTGATGAGGAACCAAAGAAGACTAGCAgtggaagcagcagcagcaataatgcAGGCAGTCAAGGGAGGCAGCGGCCTGACCTTGGCAGCCCTCCAGCCAAGAGACGGCGAGCAGAAGAGCGGCGAGTGACTGAACAGAGCCCTGGCAGACCACCTGGGGATGACAGCCCAGACCAGGAGGCTGGGGGGGCAGCAGGCAAGGCCAGTGGAAGTGAGGGAGGCAGGTCACGGGACCAGTTGGATGACAAGCAGGCTGATGTCAGTGTTGAGCAGCCGACAGTGCAAATTAAAGTAGAGCAGCATGACAACTATGAACAGTCTGCCAACGATGAGTTTCTAGTACAAAGCAatagttatgatggtggtggtgggggtggggaggaaggtgatGGCCCTCACAGTTCTGAGGGCAATACCAATGACTTTCCAGAGTTCCTTCAGTCAacagtggagaaagaggaacctGTGGCTATGAGTGACTTTAACCCTAGTGACTTTCCTGGACCTTCTGGCCTCCAAAAT AGTGGAATGACTCCCTGGGAAAGTGAAAACAGTTCAGCGGGCTTTGCGGAAGGATTGTCTGGGGCTGTGGCTGCAGCCGTGGCAGCTGCGTCACAACCACAGCAACAGCGTCAGCAGCAACAGTTG TGGGCGGCCCCCCTGGTGTACAGTGGGCGGGTGTTTAGTGGGCGACCAGTGGTCTGTCCCATCTGTGGACGCAGCATCAGCCGCAGTGACCACCTGAAGACCCACCTGCGCACCCACACAGGGGAGAAGCCCTACTGCTGCCCTTGTTGCCCTTACCGCTGCTCCGATAGCAGTAACCTGCAGAAGCACGTGAGGAAGCACCACCCCCAGCTCTAG
- the LOC127010458 gene encoding protein tramtrack, beta isoform-like isoform X11: protein MDGELLSLKWNNHRTTFYHVISGLRNKETYTDVTLACEGKFYPVHKLVLSTCSEYFSDIFDRTPCKNPVVVLKDINCQDLEFLLDYMYIGEVNVRQNELSSLIKAAECLRIKGLAVPDEEPKKTSSGSSSSNNAGSQGRQRPDLGSPPAKRRRAEERRVTEQSPGRPPGDDSPDQEAGGAAGKASGSEGGRSRDQLDDKQADVSVEQPTVQIKVEQHDNYEQSANDEFLVQSNSYDGGGGGGEEGDGPHSSEGNTNDFPEFLQSTVEKEEPVAMSDFNPSDFPGPSGLQNSGMTPWESENSSAGFAEGLSGAVAAAVAAASQPQQQRQQQQLCGSRAVGGLAGGVPDPAAQHPPPPGRLLPSQALTPWVPNPSHDQPRVFKCPYCQHVTQKKFNLTKHIRTHTGERPYHCNYCLYSTGDPSNLKSHYKLKHKIPQEWLK from the exons ATGGACGGTGAACTACTTTCACTGAAGTGGAACAATCACCGCACAACCTTCTACCATGTCATCAGCGGACTCCGCAACAAG gAAACCTACACAGATGTGACTCTGGCATGTGAGGGCAAATTCTATCCCGTCCACAAGTTGGTTCTGTCCACCTGTAGTGAATACTTTAGTGATATTTTTGATCGCACACCATGCAAGAACCCAGTAGTTGTTCTCAAAGACATAAACTGCCAAGACTTGGAGTTTTTACTAGATTATATGTACATTGGTGAAGTCAATGTGAGACAAAATGAACTGTCATCTCTCATAAAAGCAGCCGAGTGTTTGCGAATCAAAGGCCTCGCAGTGCCTGATGAGGAACCAAAGAAGACTAGCAgtggaagcagcagcagcaataatgcAGGCAGTCAAGGGAGGCAGCGGCCTGACCTTGGCAGCCCTCCAGCCAAGAGACGGCGAGCAGAAGAGCGGCGAGTGACTGAACAGAGCCCTGGCAGACCACCTGGGGATGACAGCCCAGACCAGGAGGCTGGGGGGGCAGCAGGCAAGGCCAGTGGAAGTGAGGGAGGCAGGTCACGGGACCAGTTGGATGACAAGCAGGCTGATGTCAGTGTTGAGCAGCCGACAGTGCAAATTAAAGTAGAGCAGCATGACAACTATGAACAGTCTGCCAACGATGAGTTTCTAGTACAAAGCAatagttatgatggtggtggtgggggtggggaggaaggtgatGGCCCTCACAGTTCTGAGGGCAATACCAATGACTTTCCAGAGTTCCTTCAGTCAacagtggagaaagaggaacctGTGGCTATGAGTGACTTTAACCCTAGTGACTTTCCTGGACCTTCTGGCCTCCAAAAT AGTGGAATGACTCCCTGGGAAAGTGAAAACAGTTCAGCGGGCTTTGCGGAAGGATTGTCTGGGGCTGTGGCTGCAGCCGTGGCAGCTGCGTCACAACCACAGCAACAGCGTCAGCAGCAACAGTTG TGTGGCAGCAGGGCAGTGGGTGGTTTGGCTGGTGGTGTGCCTGACCCTGCCGCCCAGCATCCTCCTCCACCTGGCCGGCTCCTCCCCTCACAAGCTCTTACCCCTTGGGTCCCTAATCCCTCTCATGACCAGCCACGGGTGTTCAAGTGTCCCTACTGTCAGCATGTTACTCAGAAAAAGTTCAATTTGACCAAACATATCAGAACACATACGGGTGAGAGGCCATACCATTGTAACTATTGCCTCTACTCCACTGGTGACCCCAGCAATCTCAAGAGTCACTACAAATTAAAGCATAAAATACCTCAGGAATGGCTGAAGTAG
- the LOC127010458 gene encoding protein bric-a-brac 2-like isoform X1: MDGELLSLKWNNHRTTFYHVISGLRNKETYTDVTLACEGKFYPVHKLVLSTCSEYFSDIFDRTPCKNPVVVLKDINCQDLEFLLDYMYIGEVNVRQNELSSLIKAAECLRIKGLAVPDEEPKKTSSGSSSSNNAGSQGRQRPDLGSPPAKRRRAEERRVTEQSPGRPPGDDSPDQEAGGAAGKASGSEGGRSRDQLDDKQADVSVEQPTVQIKVEQHDNYEQSANDEFLVQSNSYDGGGGGGEEGDGPHSSEGNTNDFPEFLQSTVEKEEPVAMSDFNPSDFPGPSGLQNSGMTPWESENSSAGFAEGLSGAVAAAVAAASQPQQQRQQQQLWAWSTAHSQKMAAGDDMGGHAGGVVGGGGIGGGGESGGGGGDAAVQPRGEPVSGRWGSGGQHVCHVCGYVAQRRQHLENHVRTHTGERPHQCPQCSYRCSDISNLKKHIRIHSGEKPFTCPHCSYCTVDNASLRKHMRHHTSLPAMGFNSGGAVLPQADHPWKNST, encoded by the exons ATGGACGGTGAACTACTTTCACTGAAGTGGAACAATCACCGCACAACCTTCTACCATGTCATCAGCGGACTCCGCAACAAG gAAACCTACACAGATGTGACTCTGGCATGTGAGGGCAAATTCTATCCCGTCCACAAGTTGGTTCTGTCCACCTGTAGTGAATACTTTAGTGATATTTTTGATCGCACACCATGCAAGAACCCAGTAGTTGTTCTCAAAGACATAAACTGCCAAGACTTGGAGTTTTTACTAGATTATATGTACATTGGTGAAGTCAATGTGAGACAAAATGAACTGTCATCTCTCATAAAAGCAGCCGAGTGTTTGCGAATCAAAGGCCTCGCAGTGCCTGATGAGGAACCAAAGAAGACTAGCAgtggaagcagcagcagcaataatgcAGGCAGTCAAGGGAGGCAGCGGCCTGACCTTGGCAGCCCTCCAGCCAAGAGACGGCGAGCAGAAGAGCGGCGAGTGACTGAACAGAGCCCTGGCAGACCACCTGGGGATGACAGCCCAGACCAGGAGGCTGGGGGGGCAGCAGGCAAGGCCAGTGGAAGTGAGGGAGGCAGGTCACGGGACCAGTTGGATGACAAGCAGGCTGATGTCAGTGTTGAGCAGCCGACAGTGCAAATTAAAGTAGAGCAGCATGACAACTATGAACAGTCTGCCAACGATGAGTTTCTAGTACAAAGCAatagttatgatggtggtggtgggggtggggaggaaggtgatGGCCCTCACAGTTCTGAGGGCAATACCAATGACTTTCCAGAGTTCCTTCAGTCAacagtggagaaagaggaacctGTGGCTATGAGTGACTTTAACCCTAGTGACTTTCCTGGACCTTCTGGCCTCCAAAAT AGTGGAATGACTCCCTGGGAAAGTGAAAACAGTTCAGCGGGCTTTGCGGAAGGATTGTCTGGGGCTGTGGCTGCAGCCGTGGCAGCTGCGTCACAACCACAGCAACAGCGTCAGCAGCAACAGTTG TGGGCGTGGAGCACGGCGCACAGCCAGAAGATGGCAGCGGGTGATGACATGGGCGGGCATGCCGGTGGggtggtaggaggaggtggaattggaggaggaggagaaagtggtggtggtggtggtgatgcagctgTTCAGCCAAGGGGGGAGCCAGTTAGTGGCAGATGGGGCTCAGGCGGTCAGCATGTGTGCCATGTTTGTGGGTACGTGGCTCAGCGTAGGCAGCATCTTGAGAACCATGTCAGGACACACACCGGTGAGCGACCACATCAGTGTCCACAGTGCAGTTACCGGTGTTCAGACATCAGCAATCTCAAGAAACACATCAGAATCCACAGCGGCGAGAAACCATTCACCTGTCCACACTGCAGCTACTGCACGGTAGACAACGCCTCACTCAGGAAGCATATGAGGCATCATACATCGCTCCCTGCCATGGGCTTCAATTCTGGTGGTGCAGTGCTCCCCCAGGCTGACCATCCTTGGAAAAATTCAACTTGA
- the LOC127010458 gene encoding protein tramtrack, beta isoform-like isoform X9, which translates to MDGELLSLKWNNHRTTFYHVISGLRNKETYTDVTLACEGKFYPVHKLVLSTCSEYFSDIFDRTPCKNPVVVLKDINCQDLEFLLDYMYIGEVNVRQNELSSLIKAAECLRIKGLAVPDEEPKKTSSGSSSSNNAGSQGRQRPDLGSPPAKRRRAEERRVTEQSPGRPPGDDSPDQEAGGAAGKASGSEGGRSRDQLDDKQADVSVEQPTVQIKVEQHDNYEQSANDEFLVQSNSYDGGGGGGEEGDGPHSSEGNTNDFPEFLQSTVEKEEPVAMSDFNPSDFPGPSGLQNSGMTPWESENSSAGFAEGLSGAVAAAVAAASQPQQQRQQQQLWQHGGRSGNGSSSVVWARGDDRSSSSCSEVASGTECVGGIRSGGLGIMCPVCGKVISRRDNLRVHLRTHTGEKPYSCPHCPHRSNERGNLRKHIRSLHGVDIEPLGPTGPLQYT; encoded by the exons ATGGACGGTGAACTACTTTCACTGAAGTGGAACAATCACCGCACAACCTTCTACCATGTCATCAGCGGACTCCGCAACAAG gAAACCTACACAGATGTGACTCTGGCATGTGAGGGCAAATTCTATCCCGTCCACAAGTTGGTTCTGTCCACCTGTAGTGAATACTTTAGTGATATTTTTGATCGCACACCATGCAAGAACCCAGTAGTTGTTCTCAAAGACATAAACTGCCAAGACTTGGAGTTTTTACTAGATTATATGTACATTGGTGAAGTCAATGTGAGACAAAATGAACTGTCATCTCTCATAAAAGCAGCCGAGTGTTTGCGAATCAAAGGCCTCGCAGTGCCTGATGAGGAACCAAAGAAGACTAGCAgtggaagcagcagcagcaataatgcAGGCAGTCAAGGGAGGCAGCGGCCTGACCTTGGCAGCCCTCCAGCCAAGAGACGGCGAGCAGAAGAGCGGCGAGTGACTGAACAGAGCCCTGGCAGACCACCTGGGGATGACAGCCCAGACCAGGAGGCTGGGGGGGCAGCAGGCAAGGCCAGTGGAAGTGAGGGAGGCAGGTCACGGGACCAGTTGGATGACAAGCAGGCTGATGTCAGTGTTGAGCAGCCGACAGTGCAAATTAAAGTAGAGCAGCATGACAACTATGAACAGTCTGCCAACGATGAGTTTCTAGTACAAAGCAatagttatgatggtggtggtgggggtggggaggaaggtgatGGCCCTCACAGTTCTGAGGGCAATACCAATGACTTTCCAGAGTTCCTTCAGTCAacagtggagaaagaggaacctGTGGCTATGAGTGACTTTAACCCTAGTGACTTTCCTGGACCTTCTGGCCTCCAAAAT AGTGGAATGACTCCCTGGGAAAGTGAAAACAGTTCAGCGGGCTTTGCGGAAGGATTGTCTGGGGCTGTGGCTGCAGCCGTGGCAGCTGCGTCACAACCACAGCAACAGCGTCAGCAGCAACAGTTG TGGCAGCACGGTGGCAGGAGTGGCAACGGTAGCAGCAGTGTTGTa TGGGCGCGTGGAGAtgacagaagcagcagcagctgtAGTGAAGTAGCCAGCGGTACTGAATGTGTTGGTGGTATCAGAAGTGGTGGCTTGGGCATCATGTGTCCAGTGTGCGGGAAAGTGATCAGCCGTCGGGATAACCTAAGAGTACACCTGCGCACCCACACTGGTGAAAAGCCTTACAGCTGTCCGCATTGTCCACACCGTAGCAATGAGCGTGGAAACTTGCGCAAACATATTCGCTCGTTGCACGGCGTTGACATTGAGCCTCTCGGCCCCACGGGACCACTGCAGTACACATAA
- the LOC127010458 gene encoding protein tramtrack, beta isoform-like isoform X18 → MDGELLSLKWNNHRTTFYHVISGLRNKETYTDVTLACEGKFYPVHKLVLSTCSEYFSDIFDRTPCKNPVVVLKDINCQDLEFLLDYMYIGEVNVRQNELSSLIKAAECLRIKGLAVPDEEPKKTSSGSSSSNNAGSQGRQRPDLGSPPAKRRRAEERRVTEQSPGRPPGDDSPDQEAGGAAGKASGSEGGRSRDQLDDKQADVSVEQPTVQIKVEQHDNYEQSANDEFLVQSNSYDGGGGGGEEGDGPHSSEGNTNDFPEFLQSTVEKEEPVAMSDFNPSDFPGPSGLQNSGMTPWESENSSAGFAEGLSGAVAAAVAAASQPQQQRQQQQLAGQEMGTWFYLVKINCSSLDVTLAKCSGVMSYYPPQAQGLARMK, encoded by the exons ATGGACGGTGAACTACTTTCACTGAAGTGGAACAATCACCGCACAACCTTCTACCATGTCATCAGCGGACTCCGCAACAAG gAAACCTACACAGATGTGACTCTGGCATGTGAGGGCAAATTCTATCCCGTCCACAAGTTGGTTCTGTCCACCTGTAGTGAATACTTTAGTGATATTTTTGATCGCACACCATGCAAGAACCCAGTAGTTGTTCTCAAAGACATAAACTGCCAAGACTTGGAGTTTTTACTAGATTATATGTACATTGGTGAAGTCAATGTGAGACAAAATGAACTGTCATCTCTCATAAAAGCAGCCGAGTGTTTGCGAATCAAAGGCCTCGCAGTGCCTGATGAGGAACCAAAGAAGACTAGCAgtggaagcagcagcagcaataatgcAGGCAGTCAAGGGAGGCAGCGGCCTGACCTTGGCAGCCCTCCAGCCAAGAGACGGCGAGCAGAAGAGCGGCGAGTGACTGAACAGAGCCCTGGCAGACCACCTGGGGATGACAGCCCAGACCAGGAGGCTGGGGGGGCAGCAGGCAAGGCCAGTGGAAGTGAGGGAGGCAGGTCACGGGACCAGTTGGATGACAAGCAGGCTGATGTCAGTGTTGAGCAGCCGACAGTGCAAATTAAAGTAGAGCAGCATGACAACTATGAACAGTCTGCCAACGATGAGTTTCTAGTACAAAGCAatagttatgatggtggtggtgggggtggggaggaaggtgatGGCCCTCACAGTTCTGAGGGCAATACCAATGACTTTCCAGAGTTCCTTCAGTCAacagtggagaaagaggaacctGTGGCTATGAGTGACTTTAACCCTAGTGACTTTCCTGGACCTTCTGGCCTCCAAAAT AGTGGAATGACTCCCTGGGAAAGTGAAAACAGTTCAGCGGGCTTTGCGGAAGGATTGTCTGGGGCTGTGGCTGCAGCCGTGGCAGCTGCGTCACAACCACAGCAACAGCGTCAGCAGCAACAGTTG gctggccAAGAAATGGGTACCTGGTTTTACCTGGTAAAAATAAACTGTAGTAGcctggatgtcacacttgccAAGTGTTCTGGGGTAATGAGttattacccaccacaggctcaaggactaGCGAGAATGAAATGA
- the LOC127010458 gene encoding protein tramtrack, beta isoform-like isoform X14, translating to MDGELLSLKWNNHRTTFYHVISGLRNKETYTDVTLACEGKFYPVHKLVLSTCSEYFSDIFDRTPCKNPVVVLKDINCQDLEFLLDYMYIGEVNVRQNELSSLIKAAECLRIKGLAVPDEEPKKTSSGSSSSNNAGSQGRQRPDLGSPPAKRRRAEERRVTEQSPGRPPGDDSPDQEAGGAAGKASGSEGGRSRDQLDDKQADVSVEQPTVQIKVEQHDNYEQSANDEFLVQSNSYDGGGGGGEEGDGPHSSEGNTNDFPEFLQSTVEKEEPVAMSDFNPSDFPGPSGLQNSGMTPWESENSSAGFAEGLSGAVAAAVAAASQPQQQRQQQQLWARGDDRSSSSCSEVASGTECVGGIRSGGLGIMCPVCGKVISRRDNLRVHLRTHTGEKPYSCPHCPHRSNERGNLRKHIRSLHGVDIEPLGPTGPLQYT from the exons ATGGACGGTGAACTACTTTCACTGAAGTGGAACAATCACCGCACAACCTTCTACCATGTCATCAGCGGACTCCGCAACAAG gAAACCTACACAGATGTGACTCTGGCATGTGAGGGCAAATTCTATCCCGTCCACAAGTTGGTTCTGTCCACCTGTAGTGAATACTTTAGTGATATTTTTGATCGCACACCATGCAAGAACCCAGTAGTTGTTCTCAAAGACATAAACTGCCAAGACTTGGAGTTTTTACTAGATTATATGTACATTGGTGAAGTCAATGTGAGACAAAATGAACTGTCATCTCTCATAAAAGCAGCCGAGTGTTTGCGAATCAAAGGCCTCGCAGTGCCTGATGAGGAACCAAAGAAGACTAGCAgtggaagcagcagcagcaataatgcAGGCAGTCAAGGGAGGCAGCGGCCTGACCTTGGCAGCCCTCCAGCCAAGAGACGGCGAGCAGAAGAGCGGCGAGTGACTGAACAGAGCCCTGGCAGACCACCTGGGGATGACAGCCCAGACCAGGAGGCTGGGGGGGCAGCAGGCAAGGCCAGTGGAAGTGAGGGAGGCAGGTCACGGGACCAGTTGGATGACAAGCAGGCTGATGTCAGTGTTGAGCAGCCGACAGTGCAAATTAAAGTAGAGCAGCATGACAACTATGAACAGTCTGCCAACGATGAGTTTCTAGTACAAAGCAatagttatgatggtggtggtgggggtggggaggaaggtgatGGCCCTCACAGTTCTGAGGGCAATACCAATGACTTTCCAGAGTTCCTTCAGTCAacagtggagaaagaggaacctGTGGCTATGAGTGACTTTAACCCTAGTGACTTTCCTGGACCTTCTGGCCTCCAAAAT AGTGGAATGACTCCCTGGGAAAGTGAAAACAGTTCAGCGGGCTTTGCGGAAGGATTGTCTGGGGCTGTGGCTGCAGCCGTGGCAGCTGCGTCACAACCACAGCAACAGCGTCAGCAGCAACAGTTG TGGGCGCGTGGAGAtgacagaagcagcagcagctgtAGTGAAGTAGCCAGCGGTACTGAATGTGTTGGTGGTATCAGAAGTGGTGGCTTGGGCATCATGTGTCCAGTGTGCGGGAAAGTGATCAGCCGTCGGGATAACCTAAGAGTACACCTGCGCACCCACACTGGTGAAAAGCCTTACAGCTGTCCGCATTGTCCACACCGTAGCAATGAGCGTGGAAACTTGCGCAAACATATTCGCTCGTTGCACGGCGTTGACATTGAGCCTCTCGGCCCCACGGGACCACTGCAGTACACATAA